One region of Ornithorhynchus anatinus isolate Pmale09 chromosome X5, mOrnAna1.pri.v4, whole genome shotgun sequence genomic DNA includes:
- the LOC107547808 gene encoding olfactory receptor 2W3-like, which yields MRSNGSSLGAFVLLGFSDQPKLELVLFVVVLIFYILTLVGNAIIILVSRLDPQLRTPMYFFLTNLSFLDICFTSSSVPQLLFNLRGPDKSISYLGCAIQLFMFLGLGGTECILLGVMAYDRFTAICKPLRYKVAMHPHLCLQLVVGAWASGIANSLAMSPVTLSLPRCGRYHVDHFLCEMPAMIRLACVDTTVVESIVFVLAGCFTLLPLSLILVSYGYIARAVLRIKSTMGRHKALNTCGSHLTVVTLFYGNIIYMYMQPGTSSSQDQGKFLTLFYNLLTPTLNPLIYTLRNKEVKGALKRLVRSSMA from the coding sequence ATGAGATCTAACGGGAGCTCTTTGGGGGCATTTGTCTTACTGGGCTTCTCCGATCAACCCAAATTGGAACTAGTCCTTTTTGTGGTAGTTCTGATCTTCTACATCTTGACCTTGGTGggcaatgccatcatcatcctggTGTCCCGGCTGGACCCTCAGCTCCGGACTCCCATGTACTTTTTTCTCACCAACCTCTCCTTCTTAGACATCTGCTTCACCAGCAGTTCCGTCCCCCAGCTGTTATTCAACCTAAGGGGCCCAGACAAATCCATCAGCTACCTGGGCTGCGCCATCCAGCTCTTCATGTTCTTGGGACTGGGTGGCACAGAGTGCATCCTTCTAGGGGTCATGGCTTATGACCGCTTCACGGCCATCTGTAAGCCCTTGCGCTACAAGGTGGCCATGCATCCGCACCTCTGCCTGCAGCTGGTGGTTGGGGCCTGGGCCAGCGGGATCGCCAACTCGCTGGCCATGTCGCCCGTGACCTTGAGCCTGCCCCGATGTGGGAGATACCATGTGGACCACTTCCTCTGTGAGATGCCAGCCATGATCAGGTTGGCTTGTGTGGACACCACTGTCGTAGAGAGTATTGTTTTTGTACTGGCTGGttgcttcactctcctgcctctctctcttatcCTGGTCTCCTATGGTTACATAGCACGAGCTGTGTTGAGGATTAAGTCAACCATGGGGCGGCATAAGGCTCTGAACACCTGTGGGTCTCACCTCACTGTTGTGACCCTCTTCTATGGGAACATCATCTACATGTACATGCAACCTGGTACCAGTTCCTCTCAGGACCAGGGAAAGTTCCTCACTCTCTTCTACAATCTATTAACACCAACCCTCAATCCCCTCATTTATACTCTGAGGAACAAAGAGGTGAAGGGAGCCCTCAAGaggttggtgagaagcagcatggcctag
- the ORNANAV1R3230 gene encoding vomeronasal 1 receptor ornAnaV1R3230 has protein sequence MLVRDVVLATFSLLQTWVGLLGNLTLFTLYICIFISRPQQRKSTDLILTHLTITNSVTLLTQGVPVLMFLYGTENRLGEVGCQIFVYIRRVTRGLTICTMCLLSMYQAVTISPSTSRWARLKYRAPESILPSFLFFWIVHLFMYANLWTTTAASENITLSVSKYNIKYCPSVFWMSFLTDTAFLSVITFRDIFFVFLMTCASGYMVIVLHQHHKQVQHIHSTSHSPRSSAETRATQTILLLVICFVSIYWITSSITLSFNFVAEDFQLNETLAYLSACYPSLCPWVLISSDPRVPKPPSFFKKVRGLSAPPANNNTNCGIH, from the coding sequence ATGCTGGTGAGGGATGTGGTGCTGGCAACCTTCTCCCTGCTTCAGACTTGGGTTGGGCTCCTGGGGAACTTAACACTGTTCACGCTGTACATCTGTATCTTCATTTCTCGGCCCCAGCAGAGGAAGTCCACAGACCTGATCCTCACACACCTGACCATAACCAACTCAGTGACACTCCTCACTCAGGGTGTTCCTGTGCTGATGTTTCTCTATGGGACTGAAAATCGTTTGGGTGAAGTGGGTTGCCAGATTTTTGTCTACATCAGGAGAGTGACCCGAGGTCTTACCATCTGCACCATGTGCCTCCTAAGCATGTACCAGGCCGTCActatcagtcccagcacctcccGCTGGGCTCGGCTCAAATACAGAGCCCCAGAGagcatcctcccttccttcctcttcttctggatcGTCCACCTCTTCATGTATGCCAACCTGTGGACAACCACTGCAGCCAGTGAAAATATCACTCTCTCAGTTAGTAAGTATAATATAAAATACTGTCCCAGTGTATTTTGGATGAGTTTCTTAACTGACACTGCATTTTTAAGTGTGATTACTTTCCGAGATATCTTCTTTGTGTTTCTCATGACCTGTGCCAGTGGGTACATGGTGATTGTATTGCATCAACACCACAAGCAAGTCCAGCACATCCACAGCACCAGCCACTCCCCAAGATCCTCCGCGGAGACCAgagccacccagaccatcctGCTCCTCGTCATCTGCTTTGTGTCCATATACTGGATCACCAGCAGCATCACGCTCTCTTTCAATTTTGTGGCGGAAGACTTTCAGCTAAATGAAACACTAGCATACCTTTCTGCATGCTACCCATCCCTCTGTCCCTGGGTGCTGATTAGCAGTGATCCAAGGGTCCCCAAGCCCCCATCTTTCTTCAAAAAGGTTAgaggcctctctgctcccccagctaataataataccaactGTGGAATTCATTGA
- the ORNANAV1R3229 gene encoding vomeronasal 1 receptor ornAnaV1R3229, protein MLLIDLVFKILFFIQTGVGLLENSVLLMLFVSVFSFHTYHKKPTDLILAHLTVANTVILIIQVAPGMILAIRWENAMDVVGCQITLFIRRVARGLSICTTCLLSIFQAITISPSTSRWAQIKPSLSKNIPFVFLFFWVLNFMVEMNILKSTEVSQNVTLTIHVHSRKCCLNLIRGNYLNNVTFLTAKVIRDAVFMFLMSWASGYMVIMLYRHRKQVQHIHSTSLSPKSSAETRATQTILLLVTCFVSFYCINSSLALALNFFEEDNSRLYDPGLFVGACYSFFGPLVLINNDPRVFKLLCPLGRKRALSSFIS, encoded by the coding sequence ATGCTTTTAATTGACCTGGTCTTCAAAATCCTTTTCTTTATTCAGACTGGGGTTGGGCTTCTGGAAAACTCAGTGCTACTCATGCTGTTTGTCAGTGTCTTCAGTTTCCACACCTATCATAAgaagcccacagacctgatccttgcccatcTGACTGTGGCCAACACAGTGATACTTATCATCCAGGTAGCACCGGGGATGATTCTGGCCATCAGGTGGGAAAATGCAATGGATGTGGTGGGGTGCCAGATCACCCTGTTCATCAGGAGAGTGGCCCGGGGCCTTTCTATCTGCACCACATGTCTCCTGAGCAtattccaggccatcaccatcagtcccagcacttcCCGCTGGGCCCAGATCAAACCCAGCCTCTCCAAGAATATCCCTTTTGTCTTCCTCTTTTTCTGGGTTCTCAACTTCATGGTAGAAATGAACATACTAAAATCCACTGAAGTCAGCCAAAATGTCACTCTCACCATCCATGTTCACAGTAGGAAATGTTGTCTTAATTTGATCCGGGGGAATTATTTAAATAATGTGACTTTTCTAACTGCCAAAGTGATCCGAGATGCCGTCTTTATGTTCCTCAtgagctgggccagtggctacatggtgatcATGCTCTACCGACACCGTAAACAAGTCCAGCATATTCACAGCACCAGCCTCTCCCCAAAATCCTCAGCAGAGACCAgagccacccagaccatcctGCTCCTCGTCACCTGCTTTGTTTCCTTTTATTGCATCAACAGCAGCCTTGCCCTGGCTTTGAATTTTTTCGAGGAGGACAACTCTAGGTTATATGATCCTGGATTATTTGTGGGTGCCTGCTATTCTTTCTTTGGACCCTTAGTGCTCATCAATAATGACCCCCGAGTTTTCAAACTGCTATGTCCTCTTGGAAGAAAGAgagccctctcctccttcatatcctag